Below is a genomic region from Fusobacterium canifelinum.
TCAACTATGATATGGGGATTACTTTATGGTAGCGCCTTTGGTGATTTAATCAAGTTGCCAACTCAAGTTTTAGATTCATCAAAAGACTTTATGTCAATTTTAATACTTTCAATAATATTTGGAGCAGCTCATCTAGTAATGGGCTTAGCTATTAAAGCATATGTACTTATAAAAAATGGTCATTTTATGGATGCTGTATATGATGTTTTCTTATGGTATTTAACTTTGGCAAGTTTGATTCTACTTATTCTTGCAGGAAGATTTGAATTTAGTGAATTCACAAAAAATATTCTGATAGTATGCGCTGTTATAGGAATGATAGGAATTGTAGCCTTTGGAGCTAGAGATGCTGAAACTTTAATGGGAAGAATAGGTGGAGGAATTTATTCACTATATGGAATTACATCATATATAGGAGATTTTGTTTCTTATTTAAGGCTTATGGCATTGGGCTTAGCAGGAGGTTTTATAGCAGGAGCTATAAATATTATTGTAAGAATGCTTGTAAGTGGAGGAATATTTGGAATTATACTTGGAATAGTGATATTTGCATTTGGGCAAGTATTTAATATATTCTTGAGTGTTTTATCTGCTTATGTACATACTTCAAGGCTTATGTATGTAGAGTTTTTCTCAAAATTCTATGAAGGTGGAGGAAAAGCATTTAAAAAATTTAGGATATAGCTAAAATTGATAGGATTAGTGTTTTTCAGCATTATAGTTGGTTTCTAAAACAATAATAGATGTCACAGTAGCCTATCAAATAAAAGTTTTTATAACTTAATTTTTAAATAGCAAAGATAATAGAACAAGGTAGAGAAAGGGGAAGTAAAATGGAAAATATAATGACAATGTTTTGGCAAAATGGTGGAGTAGTATTAGGAGTATTAGGAGCTGTTATTGCAGTTTTATTATCTGGTATTGGTTCTGCAAAAGGTGTTGGAATTGCTGGGCAAGCGGCAGCAGGTTTAATTATTGATGAGCCAGAAAAATTTGGTAAAGCTATGGTGCTTCAACTTTTACCAGGAACACAAGGACTTTATGGTTTTGTAATTGGACTTCTTATTATGTTTAGACTTACATCTCAAATGACAATGCCTGAAGGGTTATACTTACTAATGGCTGGACTTCCTGTTGGATTTGTTGGTTTAAAATCAGCTCTGTATCAAGGACAAGTTGCAGTAGCAGGGATTAATATATTGGCTAAAAATGAAGCTCATCAAACAAAAGGAATAGTTCTTGCAGTAATGGTTGAAACTTATGCAGTATTAGCATTTGTTATGTCTTTACTATTACTAAATCAAGTACAATTTTAAAAAGGATGTGATAGAATGTCCAATTTAGATAATCTTGTTGCAGAGATTTTGCAACAGGCACAAAAAGAAGCGAATAGAATATTGACAAAAACAAAGGTTGAAAATCTTGAATTTATTGAAAATGAAAATAAAAAAATTCAAAGAGAAGTTGATATTCTGGAGCAAAAATCAAAAGAGGAAGCTATATCTCTAAAAGAAAGAATTATATCTAATGCAAATTTAAAATCAAGAGATATGGTACTTCAAGCAAAAGAAGAATTCGTTGATAGGGTATTAGAAAAAGCCTTAGAAAGACTCAAAAATATTGATAAAGATAGTTATTTAGATTTTATTGAAAATACTTTAAAAACTTTAAATGTATCTAAAGATACAGAGATAATATTAACACAGAAAATGAAAGATACACTTGGAAATGAAGTATTTGGTTATAAGGTTTCTGATGATGTTGTTGAATCAGGTTGTAATATAAAAGATGGAAATCTTATATATAATAATGAATTTTCTAATCTTTTGGAATTTAATAAGGAAGATTTAGAAAGAGAAATTTTAAAGAAAATTTTTGGATAGGAGGTTTTGATGGATAGAGAATTATTTATTCAGCCAAGTGTTAGAATAAGAAATTTTGAAAAAAAACTCTTAACAAAAATTCAGTTTGAAAGATTATATGAAGCAGATAACTTACAAGATTCAATAAGACACTTAAATGAAACTGTTTATTCAGAAGATTTAGCAAAAATAGATAGAGAAGAAAACTTTGAAACGGCTCTTTCTAATTCTTTAAATAAAACTTATAGTGAAGTTTTATCTCTTTGTCCAGTAAAAGAACTTGTAGATGTTTTAACTTATAGATTTGCCTTTCATAATATAAAGGTTGTTGTAAAAGAAAAAATTTTACAAGAGAATTTCGAGCATATCTATTCAAAAGTTCATTATGAGGACTTAGAGAATTTGAGAAAACAGTTTGAAACAGAAAAAGGTGAAAAGGGTACTTGGTATGAAGATACTGTCATTCAAGCATATAAAATTTTTGAAAAAACAAAAGACCCGGAAAAAATAGAATTTTTTATAGATAAAAGATATTTTGAAAAAGTCTTAGAAACTTCAAAAAATTTTGAACTTGATTTAATAGAAGAATATTTTAGAACTATGATAGATTTTATAAATATTAGAACTTTTATTCGTTGTAAAAGACAAGAGCAAGATATATCTGTTTTAAAAGAAGCATTAATTCAAGGTGGATATATAGATACAGATAATATTTTAACTTATTTTTATAAGGAAATACAAGATTTAGTTAATGCCTATAAGAATTCTAAAATAGGAAAAAGTTTATTTTTAGGCTTAAAAGGTTACAATGAAACTGGAAGATTATTGTTATTTGAAAAACATATGGAGAACTATTTAACTAATCTTTTAAAAGAAAGAGTAAAGAGAATGCCTTATGGACCAGAAATTATTTTTGCCTATGTGCATGCAAAAGAAATTGAAATTAAAAATTTAAGAATAGTTTTGGTTGGTAGAGCTAATGGACTTTCACCAGATTTCATAAAGGAAAGGTTGCGTGAAACTTATGTATAAGATAGCTGTAATAGGAGATAAAGCCTCTGTCTTAGCTTTTAAGATACTTGGAGTAGATGTTTTTATAACGTTGGATGCACAGGAAACAAGAAAAACTATTGATAGAATAGCAAAAGAAAATTATGGGATTATCTTTGTTACAGAGCAACTTGCAAAAGATATTCCAGAAACTATAAAAAGATATAACAGTGAAATTATTCCTGCTGTTATATTGATACCAAGTAATAAAGGAAGTTTAAATATAGGTTTGGCAAATATAGATAAGAATGTAGAAAAGGCTATTGGTTCAAAAATAATGTAGAAAGAGAGGGCTTAACATTGAAAGAAGGTAGAATTATTAAGGTTTCAGGTCCCTTAGTTGTAGCTGAGGGAATGGAAGAAGCTAATGTATATGATGTTGTAGAAGTTTCAGATAATAAGCTCATTGGTGAAATCATAGAAATGAGAGGAGACAAAGCCTCTATACAAGTATATGAAGAAACAACAGGGATAGGACCAGGAGATGTTGTTGTTACAACTGGAAGTCCACTTTCCATTGAGCTTGGGCCTGGTATGTTAGAACAAATGTTTGATGGTATACAAAGACCTCTTTTAAAAATTCAAGAAGCAGTTGGAGACTTCTTATTAAAAGGTGTTAGTGTGCCAGCACTTGATAGAGAAAAGAAATGGCAGTTTACTCCAACTATGCAAGTTGGTGAAGAAGTAGAGCCTGGAAAAGTTATAGGAACTGTACAAGAAACAGAAATTGTATTGCATAAAATAATGGTTCCTAATGGAGTTTATGGAAAAATAATTGATATTAAAGAAGGAGAATTTACAGTAGAGAGAACTATCTGTTCAATAGAAACAGAAAATGGTGTAAGAGAATTAAATATGATACAAAAGTGGCCTGTTAGAAAAGGTAGACCATATTTAAGAAAACTTAATCCTGTAAAACCTTTGATAACAGGGCAAAGAATTATAGACACTTTTTTTGCTGTTACTAAGGGAGGAACTGCTGCAATTCCTGGACCATTTGGTTCTGGTAAAACTGTAATACAACACCAACTTGCTAAATGGGCAGATGCAGAAGTGGTCGTTTATGTTGGTTGTGGAGAACGTGGAAATGAGATGACAGATGTACTTATGGAATTTCCAGAAATTATTGACCCTAAGACAGGACAATCTTTAATGAAAAGAACAGTTCTTATAGCTAATACTTCAAATATGCCAGTTGCTGCGCGTGAGGCTTCAATTTATACTGGTATAACTATTGCAGAATATTTTAGAGATATGGGCTATTCAGTAGCACTTATGGCAGATTCAACAAGTCGTTGGGCAGAAGCACTTCGTGAAATGTCAGGTCGTTTAGAAGAAATGCCAGGTGATGAAGGATATCCAGCATATCTATCAAGTAGAATAGCAGAATTTTATGAAAGAGCAGGGCTTGTTGAATGTCTAGGTAATGGAGAAGAAGGAGCATTAACTGTAATTGGAGCAGTATCTCCACCAGGAGGAGATATTTCAGAGCCAGTTTCTCAATCAACATTGAGAATTGCAAAAGTATTTTGGGGGCTTGACTATGCTTTATCATATAGAAGACATTTTCCAGCTATAAACTGGTTAAATTCTTATTCACTTTATCAAGCAAAGATGGATAAATATAAGGAAGAAGAAGTTGATAGAGATTTTCCAAAATTTAGAATAGAAGCTATGGCACTTTTACAAGAAGAAGCTAAATTACAAGAGATTGTAAGACTTGTTGGTAGAGATTCACTTTCTGAGTTTGACCAATTAAAATTAGAAATTACAAAATCTCTTCGTGAAGACTTTTTACAACAAAATGCCTTCCATGAAGTTGATACTTATTGCTCTTTGCCAAAACAATTTAAAATGTTAAAGTTAATTATATCATTCTATGATGAAGCTCAAAGAGGTTTAAAGGAAGGAGTTTACCTAGATGAAATCTTAAATCTTCCAGCTCGTGAAAAAATAACAAGAGCAAAGAATATAAGTGAAAAAGAGCTAGATAGTTTTGATAAGATAGAAGAAGAAGTAAAAGAGGCAGTATCAAAATTAATAGCAGAAGGAGGTACACCTAATGCTTAAAGAATATAAATCAGTACAAGAAGTAGTAGGTCCTTTGATGATAGTTGAAGGGGTAGAAGGAATTAAATATGAAGAACTTGTAGAAATTCAAACTCAAACAGGAGAAAAAAGACGTGGACGTGTTCTTGAAATAGATGGAGATAGAGCAATGATACAACTTTTTGAAGGTTCTGCTGGAATAAATCTTAAAGATACAACTGTTAGATTCTTAGGAAAACCACTTGAATTAGGAGTTTCTGAAGATATGATAGGTCGTATTTTTGATGGATTAGGAAATCCTATTGATAAAGGACCAAAAATTATTCCTGAAAAAAGAGTGGATATAAATGGATCACCAATAAACCCTGTTTCAAGAGATTATCCATCAGAATTTATTCAAACAGGAATCTCAACTATTGATGGACTTAATACCTTAGTTAGAGGACAAAAATTACCAATTTTCTCTGGTTCAGGACTTCCTCATAACAATGTTGCAGCACAGATAGCAAGACAAGCTAAGGTGCTTGGAGACGATGCAAAGTTTGCTGTTGTATTTGGAGCAATGGGAATCACTTTTGAAGAAGCACAATTCTTTATAGATGACTTTACAAAAACAGGAGCTATTGATAGAGCAGTTTTATTTATAAATCTTGCTAATGATCCAGCTATTGAAAGAATTTCAACTCCAAGAATGGCACTTACTTGTGCTGAATATCTTGCTTTTGAAAAAGGAATGCATGTTTTGGTTATTTTAACAGATTTGACTAACTATGCAGAAGCTCTTCGTGAAGTTTCAGCAGCTAGAAAAGAAGTTCCAGGAAGAAGAGGATATCCAGGATATCTATATACTGACCTTTCACAAATTTATGAAAGAGCAGGAAAAATTAAAGGAAAACCTGGTTCAATTACACAAATTCCTATTTTAACTATGCCAGAAGATGATATAACTCACCCAATTCCTGACCTTACAGGATACATTACAGAAGGACAAATAATTCTTTCAAGAGAACTATATAAAAGTGGTATTCAACCACCTATATTTGTAATTCCTTCTCTATCAAGATTGAAAGATAAAGGAATAGGTAGAGGAAAAACAAGAGAAGACCATGCTGATACAATGAATCAAATTTATGCTGGTTATGCTTCAGGTAGAGAAGCGAGAGAACTTGCAGTAATTCTTGGAGATTCTGCCTTGTCTGATGCAGATAAAGCCTTTGCTAAGTTTGCAGAAAATTTTGATAAAGAATATGTAAATCAGGGTTATGAAACAAATAGAAGTATACTAGAAACATTGGATTTAGGTTGGAAACTTTTAAAAGTAATTCCTCGTACAGAGTTAAAGAGAATAAGAACTGAATACATAGATAAATATTTAGCAGATAAAGACTAGGAGGGATGTTATGGCTAAGCTAAAAGTAAATCCTACTAGAATGGCTCTTTCTGAATTGAAAAAAAGACTTGTAACAGCTAGAAGAGGACATAAACTTTTAAAAGATAAGCAAGATGAATTGATGAGACAATTTATAAATCTTATTAAAGAAAATAAAAAACTTCGTGTAGAAGTTGAAAAAGAACTTTCAGATTCTTTTAAATCTTTTCTTCTTGCTAGTGCTACAATGAGTCCATTGTTTTTGGAAAGTGCTATATCATTTCCAAAAGAAAAAGTATCAGTGGAAATGAAGTTAAAAAATATAATGAGTGTCAATGTTCCTGAAATGAAGTTTGTTAAAGAGGAAATGGAAGGAAGTATTTTTCCTTATGGTTTTGTACAAACTTCAGCTGAATTAGATGACACTGTTGTAAAATTACAAAAAGTCTTGGATAGTCTTTTATCTCTTGCAGAGATTGAAAAATCATGTCAGCTTATGGCAGATGAAATTGAAAAGACAAGAAGAAGAGTTAATGCTCTTGAATATAGTACAATTCCTAATCTTGAAGAAACTGTAAAAGATATTAGAATGAAACTAGATGAAAATGAAAGAGCAACTATAACAAGACTTATGAAAGTAAAACAAATGTTACAAAAGGATGCTTAAAAAATTTAATGTTTTTGGTAACAAATGTTATGTATATTTTACCCCTCTCCAGCTGATTGAAAATTAAAAATATTTTCAATCAGCTTTTTTTGTTAATAAAATATAAATAATGTTATAATAGTAACAAGAGATAAATTTTAAGGAGGAAATTTTTATGGATAAAAAAGTGCAAGTTTTAGATTTTATTAAAATTAATCCTGCTGGAAATATTACAATACTTATAGATAATTTTGATATTTATGATAAAAATATTCCAAAATTATCAGAAGAAATTATGAAAGAAACAAATCTCTATGCAGAACAAGTGGGCTTTATTAAAGATAGTCATCTTCAAATGATGGGTGGAGAATTTTGTGGAAATGCAAGTAGGGCTTTTGCAAGTCTTTTAGCTTTTAGAGATAAAGACTTTTCAAAACAAAAAAATTATAATATAACTTGTTCAGGTGAAAGTAAAGTTTTAGATGTAGATGTAAGAAATGATGGAGCTCAAAATAAATTTTTAGCTAAAATTAAAATGCCTAAATTTATAAGTCTTGAAGAAATTAATGTAGATGAATATAAATTAGGCTTAGTTAGATTTTCTGGAATAAATCATTTTATTTTTAATATTAAGGAAAATAAAGAGGCTAGTTTTGAAAATATTATAGATTTGGTTAAAAAATATTTATCCAATGAAGAATATTCCGCTTTTGGAATAATGTTCTTTGATAGTGCTAACTTATCTATGAAACCTTATGTCTATGTAAAAGAAGTTGGAAGTGGAGTATATGAAAATAGTTGTGCTTCTGGAACAACTGCATTAGGATACTATTTAAAGAAGTACAAAAATTTAGATAGAGTTAAGATTATTCAGCCTAATGGTTGGTTAGAATATATTATTGAAAATGATGAAATGTATATAGATGGACCTGTTGAAATCATAGCCGAAGGCAAGGTATATATAATGTTAAATAAATTTTAAATATGAAAATAAGAGAGGTAAAAAATGTTTCTTATGATAGATAACTATGACTCATTTGTATATAATCTTGTGAGTTATTTTTTAGAAGAAAATATAGAAATGGAAATTATTCGTAATGATTTAGTTGATTTGAAGTACATTGAAGATTTAATAGAAAAAGGTAAATTAGAGGGGATAATAATTTCTCCAGGACCAAAAAGTCCAAAAGATTGTGGACTTTGCAATGAAATAGTTAAACAATTTTATAAGAAAGTAGCAATATTTGGGGTGTGTTTAGGACATCAAATAATAGGGCATGTTTTTGGTGCAGAAGTAAAAAAAGGAAAAAGCCCAGTTCATGGGAAAGTTCATAAGATAAAAAATAGTGGAGAAAATATTTTTAAAAATCTTCCAAAAGAAGTTAATGTAACAAGATATCATTCTTTGGTTGTTGAAAAAGAAAAACTACTTAATGATTTTAATATTGAGGCTGAAACAGAAGATGGAGTACTTATGGGACTTACACATAAGAAATATCCTTTATACAGTGTA
It encodes:
- a CDS encoding V-type ATP synthase subunit K, translated to MENIMTMFWQNGGVVLGVLGAVIAVLLSGIGSAKGVGIAGQAAAGLIIDEPEKFGKAMVLQLLPGTQGLYGFVIGLLIMFRLTSQMTMPEGLYLLMAGLPVGFVGLKSALYQGQVAVAGINILAKNEAHQTKGIVLAVMVETYAVLAFVMSLLLLNQVQF
- a CDS encoding V-type ATP synthase subunit E; this encodes MSNLDNLVAEILQQAQKEANRILTKTKVENLEFIENENKKIQREVDILEQKSKEEAISLKERIISNANLKSRDMVLQAKEEFVDRVLEKALERLKNIDKDSYLDFIENTLKTLNVSKDTEIILTQKMKDTLGNEVFGYKVSDDVVESGCNIKDGNLIYNNEFSNLLEFNKEDLEREILKKIFG
- a CDS encoding V-type ATP synthase subunit C, yielding MDRELFIQPSVRIRNFEKKLLTKIQFERLYEADNLQDSIRHLNETVYSEDLAKIDREENFETALSNSLNKTYSEVLSLCPVKELVDVLTYRFAFHNIKVVVKEKILQENFEHIYSKVHYEDLENLRKQFETEKGEKGTWYEDTVIQAYKIFEKTKDPEKIEFFIDKRYFEKVLETSKNFELDLIEEYFRTMIDFINIRTFIRCKRQEQDISVLKEALIQGGYIDTDNILTYFYKEIQDLVNAYKNSKIGKSLFLGLKGYNETGRLLLFEKHMENYLTNLLKERVKRMPYGPEIIFAYVHAKEIEIKNLRIVLVGRANGLSPDFIKERLRETYV
- a CDS encoding V-type ATP synthase subunit F; protein product: MYKIAVIGDKASVLAFKILGVDVFITLDAQETRKTIDRIAKENYGIIFVTEQLAKDIPETIKRYNSEIIPAVILIPSNKGSLNIGLANIDKNVEKAIGSKIM
- a CDS encoding V-type ATP synthase subunit A translates to MKEGRIIKVSGPLVVAEGMEEANVYDVVEVSDNKLIGEIIEMRGDKASIQVYEETTGIGPGDVVVTTGSPLSIELGPGMLEQMFDGIQRPLLKIQEAVGDFLLKGVSVPALDREKKWQFTPTMQVGEEVEPGKVIGTVQETEIVLHKIMVPNGVYGKIIDIKEGEFTVERTICSIETENGVRELNMIQKWPVRKGRPYLRKLNPVKPLITGQRIIDTFFAVTKGGTAAIPGPFGSGKTVIQHQLAKWADAEVVVYVGCGERGNEMTDVLMEFPEIIDPKTGQSLMKRTVLIANTSNMPVAAREASIYTGITIAEYFRDMGYSVALMADSTSRWAEALREMSGRLEEMPGDEGYPAYLSSRIAEFYERAGLVECLGNGEEGALTVIGAVSPPGGDISEPVSQSTLRIAKVFWGLDYALSYRRHFPAINWLNSYSLYQAKMDKYKEEEVDRDFPKFRIEAMALLQEEAKLQEIVRLVGRDSLSEFDQLKLEITKSLREDFLQQNAFHEVDTYCSLPKQFKMLKLIISFYDEAQRGLKEGVYLDEILNLPAREKITRAKNISEKELDSFDKIEEEVKEAVSKLIAEGGTPNA
- a CDS encoding V-type ATP synthase subunit B, giving the protein MLKEYKSVQEVVGPLMIVEGVEGIKYEELVEIQTQTGEKRRGRVLEIDGDRAMIQLFEGSAGINLKDTTVRFLGKPLELGVSEDMIGRIFDGLGNPIDKGPKIIPEKRVDINGSPINPVSRDYPSEFIQTGISTIDGLNTLVRGQKLPIFSGSGLPHNNVAAQIARQAKVLGDDAKFAVVFGAMGITFEEAQFFIDDFTKTGAIDRAVLFINLANDPAIERISTPRMALTCAEYLAFEKGMHVLVILTDLTNYAEALREVSAARKEVPGRRGYPGYLYTDLSQIYERAGKIKGKPGSITQIPILTMPEDDITHPIPDLTGYITEGQIILSRELYKSGIQPPIFVIPSLSRLKDKGIGRGKTREDHADTMNQIYAGYASGREARELAVILGDSALSDADKAFAKFAENFDKEYVNQGYETNRSILETLDLGWKLLKVIPRTELKRIRTEYIDKYLADKD
- a CDS encoding V-type ATP synthase subunit D, translating into MAKLKVNPTRMALSELKKRLVTARRGHKLLKDKQDELMRQFINLIKENKKLRVEVEKELSDSFKSFLLASATMSPLFLESAISFPKEKVSVEMKLKNIMSVNVPEMKFVKEEMEGSIFPYGFVQTSAELDDTVVKLQKVLDSLLSLAEIEKSCQLMADEIEKTRRRVNALEYSTIPNLEETVKDIRMKLDENERATITRLMKVKQMLQKDA
- the hisR gene encoding histidine racemase; translated protein: MDKKVQVLDFIKINPAGNITILIDNFDIYDKNIPKLSEEIMKETNLYAEQVGFIKDSHLQMMGGEFCGNASRAFASLLAFRDKDFSKQKNYNITCSGESKVLDVDVRNDGAQNKFLAKIKMPKFISLEEINVDEYKLGLVRFSGINHFIFNIKENKEASFENIIDLVKKYLSNEEYSAFGIMFFDSANLSMKPYVYVKEVGSGVYENSCASGTTALGYYLKKYKNLDRVKIIQPNGWLEYIIENDEMYIDGPVEIIAEGKVYIMLNKF
- a CDS encoding anthranilate synthase component II, with the translated sequence MFLMIDNYDSFVYNLVSYFLEENIEMEIIRNDLVDLKYIEDLIEKGKLEGIIISPGPKSPKDCGLCNEIVKQFYKKVAIFGVCLGHQIIGHVFGAEVKKGKSPVHGKVHKIKNSGENIFKNLPKEVNVTRYHSLVVEKEKLLNDFNIEAETEDGVLMGLTHKKYPLYSVQFHPEAVLTEYGHEMIRNFLDLAKEWRDKNGNRS